Genomic window (Phragmites australis chromosome 21, lpPhrAust1.1, whole genome shotgun sequence):
ggccgGTGCTCCTCTCACCCAGGTAGGAATTTCTCTCCTGTTTTCCTTGTGCTGAGCTCCTCCTCGTCCCCTCTCATCTACATCTTGTGGAGCTGTTGGTCTGTGCAGCagcaaggaagaaggagaaaagaaggaggagaaaggaagaagggaagaagaagggaaggagaagaaggagaagaaagaggaaaaccCTGAGCTCTTGTCAAGTTGCTCGTGGTTGCTCTAGGTGAGGATTCACCACCCTAATCCTCTCCTTTTGGGTTGATTTTTGTGGTTTAGATCTCGAGTTTAGAGGGGGCTTAGGTTGAGGTTTGGTCGAAATCAGTTTTGTCCACGTTCTGAAATCCGTCAGATTTGTGCAGTCCCTGTTCAACGTCATTTTTGAGCGTGCTAGCGTCTGAAATAAATTTTCCCACCATGGATAAAGTTGTTGGGGACTTCAATACCTTTATTTTGGCACCAAGACTACCCTCATAGCCTCTGTAGTTTGAGATATATCATCGTTTCAACTTAACTGATTTTCTCTGTCAAGAATCTGGACAGTAGTAGATCAAACCAGTTTTTTTTACCATCACATTGGAATAATTTTAGGGTTCGATCTAAAGCAAAGTTGTAGAGTTTTTCATAATATTTTGAACGGAGTAGAGAATGTTATCATAGAATGAGTAGAACTCCAGTTATGGCCTCTTAAAAGTTGCTGCTGTTGTTTCATCGTCAGAAAGTTCAGTTATGTTCAGAGTGCATTTTGGCCACCTTAGAGGCTTCAAATACAAAAAACTACAACTAGAAAGTGGTATAAAATGGAGTTTTATAGCTTCTatgaaatttttagaatttttggatttgTGTATTAATTACGGGAAAAATGTGAAGCCCTACTGCTTTTATCGGTAGAAAGATGTATATGCTGTTTTTGGGGCACTCTTTTGAACGACGGCTTGGGGTGTTAGGATCGTGTTTCCTATTGTATGTGCATGTTTGTATGAATGTTTTACTGAGGTGTGGTTCATAAtcaggtggtggtgctcctgatCGTGTTTGAAGGTTGTCAGTTGTATCGAAAAAAAGCAAGTAAATATAGTGGTTGCTTTGCTACTAGCTTTAACTTATTATTCATTCTACCTCCACCTAAATTATATGTTCAGAACCATGATCTATTTAATATGATCTGATTAATTGATGTTTTTGATGAGGTGAGGCACGATTACTTTTTTATATGTGGTTATGTTGCCTTATGCTCTCATATTCATGAAGATTGTTATTATTGTGGTATATGTAGTTGATGAATGCTATGAGTGATGTGGTATTTACAGTTTCATATGcattcatttgcattgcatttcatATGAAGTAATATGTCGCCGTTTGCTAGCCGCGACTTGTACCGGTACGCGccgtacgttgcccgaggaggAGTACGGTGTAACTTTACACCTTGTTGGGTGTAAAGACAATGGATatgtatttgcattgcatttgcattgtgcagtatttaattgaattattttctattattgaAGTGGATGTTGAGAAGCGAATACCTCTCCAGAACATATGAGGATGTGGTTTAATCTTTTTAGATGAGGTTTATGATAATTTTGGATGTCTAACTTGGTTTGTTTTTATGCTATTGTTACTCTCTTTTAAATCGATGTCTAATGAATTTgtagtttaaatagcttgttaaagcagTTTGCTTGCTGGGATTTTATATCTCACACCTCTTAATAACCTTTCCAGTGCATAATACTTGCTTGCTTGGACGGGATGGGAGTAGCAACACTTCTACACGTCATAATCACACATATTAATGCAGTAGTGGTGTTGTAATATTAATGCAAGTGTTGGAGTTGTTTATCTCTTAGTGTTGTTTAGCGTTGGTAAACTTATGTTTTAGTTTGCTTTGTTGGAGATCAATTTAATGCCTTAATGCGTTGGTTATCTGCTAGGATACTTATGTGTTAGTATGCGGTTTTATTTATGCATCATATATCTATATTGTTGCTTCCGCTTTATTATGTTTTAGAGGAGGTGTTGTCGAAATTTTATAGTTTTAGCGAGTCAAGTGGAGTAATTTATAGTAACATTTCAGACTTTTACAGTGTCAGGGTGTTTCACCATCCATGGCCGCGCCGATGGCTTGCAAACGCGGGCCGCACAAACTGCGTGCAAATCAACAAGCTCGGACATAGACAACCGACATGGCCGCAAGTACAAATCTGTGGCAAGCACGCCAAAAAAGAGGATCCGAACATTCACAACACATCCATCCATTCATTCGATCACCAATCTATAACAATCGTTCCACGCAAAGCGGTTCCTCTGAGTAGGATGACGTCATCTGTCAGCCGACTTAGATGAAGTTTTCCCTTTCACTTTCTCTGTCATACGTTCTCTCTTACTTGCCGTGGACAGGACCCCTGGTCCTAGCTCTCAGCACTTAGTCATAATCAAACCATACTCTACGCTATGCGCTCCATGCAACTAGCTACTCTGGCCGCCGTGGATCAAAAGCGCCGAGCTTCTCGACGCGGGACAAGGTTTGCAGGTCAAAACGGTAGGTGGCCTTGGATCAATCCCCTACACCGCATCCACCTGCCTCAACAGTTTGCTTGGGCTTGGTGGCGCCAGATGCAGGGCCTGCTCCCAGAATTACCTCTGTCACCGACTCGCCGTCCACGATGATCGGCACACCTCCTTCAGGGACGGCGCCCTCACAGGGTGGTGCCTGAGGGGCCATGTGCGAATTTTATAATTATGTCCTAGGtataagaaaaacaaattgaaaaaaacagttttttatttatcatattGGTAATACAATTTTCCCAAGAACTGTAACATACCAAAAAGCAAATCTTGGAACTCTTAACAACTAAACTATCTTAAACGCGACATCTTTCTATCATTCCTTAGTATAAAATATTTACTTAGATCTTCATAAGACTTCTTCTCcaaaatattattttcaagtgTTCTTATGGCCAATCCAGTAAGCCTTTCGTGTGTTATCATATAACACACATAGGACTTCAACCGTTTCAATCTATATAATTTTAAAAGTATAAGTTGGCTGAGGAACTTTTGATTTTGACTGTCCATAGCCTCTGATCATAGGGTTGAGATAAAAAGTTGCCCCCCTCTAAAATTACGTTAATTGATTACCCTGATGGATTGCAGGATTGATGTCAATCATATCTTAATTATGGATTTAACATTGATATAACCCGTCATGCAATCCTCAAGCCCCAATAGATATCACACACAAATTCTCAGGAGATAATAAATTGCATTCTTTATTGCTAAAGTAATAGATTACTCATTTAATTTGATGATTAGACTACTAagtatattataaaaaattaggggCGCTGATCATTTAGGGCCTTGTGCATGAGCACATCATGCACATGCCTCCCATACGGGCCTGCGCCCTTATCGTCCTGGCCCAGGGCCAGCCCTGCCTCCGCGCCATTCAAGGTTCGGTTCTTTGCATGGTGGTTTGCCAGTGGCAAAGCCAGGATTTAAAAAATgaatatttgaagttatttatttttttaattttaatgtAATCACTAATCGATGCATCGCACGATGTAAACCCTAGCTTTTAGCGCGATAAGCTATTTTGATTAAATCCATTATAATACACTATGCAATATGTGCGCGGTAGCGCAAAGCAAAATTTCTATACCCACTGATTGTCCAATGCTAAGCGAAAGACATGTGAAACACACTATGTTAATACACATGGAACGTTTGCAATTTGACCTAGTTCACCAGGCCAAGACAAGAGTTagaagatcaaattcatttgaaTAATTTTCAAAAGTCGACCATGACACATATACTATTTTTCTACACCATTAGAATAACATCAACAGAAGTGAGATATGGAATTATTTgctttcaaaaaagaaaatatatgatTATAAAATTTAGAACTTACCATGCTGGTGCAGAATTGGGGAATCACAGAATGGACATGAGGGATGGGGCGGTGCTGGACTTCCGGTGTTTGGTGGCGAGATGCAACTCCATCACGGGCGTGACGGCTCTAGCACCGGTGTGGGCAGCGGGCGCACCTGTGCATGATCGCTGGGGCGATCGTCGTTGCCTCCTTGCTAGGAAAGTTGCATACTTAATGGTCAAGACTTGGCGCAGCAGGGACCTACTTGCTCTCAACTTTGATCTCTCATCTTAAGCTGGAGTGCTTGGTTGGGCTGGCAAAGTGAGAAGATGGAAAATGGGGCTACGAATGTTAGAGTGGTATGAGTGCGACAGTTAGGCATAGGGTGGGTGCTTCCCGTGTGAAATGATTTTCAGCGTCTGTTGACGCTCAAAACTTATAGTAAACACTTGTCAACTATCATCTATATGTAATATATACTATAGGTATcaatttttttgccaaaaataATAGGTATTCAGTTGAATACGCTTGAATTATGATAGCTCCGCCCCTGCGGCTTGCCCAAGAGAGAGCTCAAACCCGTTCGGCAAGCATGTCGTCGTCAACGTCATGCACGAGCTCCGTGGAGAAGCCAAGGAAAGATGCGTATGAACCATCTCTTCTTCACGTGCCCGAAGATCGCCATGATCTGGCCGCGCCCGACGTCCTGCCCGCCGGCGGTCAACATGCTACCTCTGCAAATGCTGTCATGCTTCTTTCAATGAGTGGACCCCGGTCAATCCTCAAAGGCAACAACACAGTGTAAACAGGACAGAACTGGATGTACTTCACAGGGTAGGACTGGATCAGGTAAAGCATGTGGCAAAAACGGAACTTATGAATCGATAGGCATTACTCCACATTTCTTGACGTCAAAAGACAACATATATTCGGTTTTGAGATTCGATCAATCAACTCACGGGTTACAATTTTATGAGATGTCAAGAAATAGGTAGGCAACACTCGGCAAATTTGGAACCTTTGAATTACGGGTCACATGTCCGAGTGCTGGCATTTGCCGAATATGGTAGGTTACAAATTACACAGCAATAGCAACCACAAATGCCTTAGTAACGGTATTTGGTGGAGTAATCCTTTGGAGCAATCACCAGACCACGGCCCTTGCGTGCGCCCCTGTAGACAGTCTCCACAATGTCAACGAACTCCTGCTTGTCCTTCATGGCCCAGTTGATCTTGTTATTGTTTCCTGTCCCAAGATCAATCATGATGTGCTTGTTCCTGAAGAAAAACATCACTGTCGACGGATCGTACAGCTCGTACATAGTGTTGAAGTCAGGAACCTCGGTGATGTCGACAAGGTAGATAACAGCAAAGTTCTTTATTGTCTCGGCTACTGACGCCAGCACTTCATCCATCTAAACATAAATAAGATTATAAAAAAAGAGTCAGAATAAAGCCTAAGAGCACAACAGATCTAAATTGTTGTAGAACCAAAGCATAAGACAATGTCAAAGTGCAACCATAACATAAACAGAGACATATAAATATTTCTCGTAAACCATCTAATACAAGATGTCAAGACCTAATAGCTACTTCACTTTAATTTTAGCAAGCAACTTTTAAGTTTCTTTGGAAATGTGAAAGGCAAAATAAAGAATGTAAGCTGCTACCTAGCTCTCAATTGAGATAAAAAGCTTACTATTTCCTAAAAAAGGAAACATCCTAAATATCCCCACTTAAGTTTCAAATTCAAACTGATCAAATATGCTATTGACTAAGAGGCAGTGACAATAGAAAGGTTTAAGAAAACATCACTGTAAGAGTGATAGTAGAATACAACCAAGGGAGTGGTCGGGTTTAGGTAGTAAGATGGTAGAGCAAAAACCACATTTTGGTCTCATATGTACAGCTCAGTAGCAGTGCTACCCCATGATCCAGAAACCTCATCTAACTAGAGTATTATACCATAACTAATACCTATTGAGCTTACCAATTAACATGATGACCAGGTGTTACAACCCTGAATCAGCAATATGGCTGCAATTCACAGTCCTCTTTTACATCAGTAAGCAGCTCAGTTGAAACAATGTCCTAAAGCCCCCTGTATAATCATTCTACATCATCTCCATAATTTTATGGATCCGTGACCACTCCCACACAATCAACATTCACACACCCTGTCTATGTCCAGTTAACAATTAGCCCTGAAAGACAAGTGGCCTCCAAGAGTGCAAAAGGCAACCACGCACAAGAGAATGGCACAGGTCAAGGATAACTAGAAAGTTGCATGGACTGTGggctaattaaattaaaaaattgtcaaGCGAATTGTGCTGGACTTCAAATTTACGAAAGGTTAAGTGGAATATAAGTTTATTTAACTCCCAATGAAACAAGCAAGCTTTACTCCATGGAAAAAAAACATAGAGAATTTAAATCCCTCCCACTACTTGTTCCAACTTTGGACTAACAAGCTATCCTCTAACAATAGAATGGGTGCATCAATAATTTAATTTTCATTGATACAAACAAATCAGGGAGGGGCGTAGCTGCTACGCGGCTGGATTGCTGAGCATAACAGTTGTTTGTTCGCATATTTTGATAAGCTAAGTAGTACTGCTGCCCTATGCTTCCCAACTCCCAGTCTCACCCATCTATATCACATCAAATAATCCTCAATCAAACTTGCTAAATAACAAAAGATGCACGTTCTACATAAAGCTAAGTAAGCTTCCCTGGCCCGATTCCCCTAAACCTCGCCCTAACCAATCGCATCATCTCCACAACAAATCCTAACCCTAATTTCCGAATTCCGCACCAACACCATCGACCCCCAATCCAACGAATTCATCCCGAAACTACAACGCGAGAGACATACACGGGCAATAATAGCAACCGCAAGCAAGCGAATCGCACGGATCAAGAACCACTAGAAGCTACGGCTAGGCGGTGGAGCCGTTACCTGCATGCAGGTCTCGTCCCAGTCGTGGCCGAAGCGGATGATGACGAGGCGCTCCTCCTCGGCGAGGATGGCCTGGTCCACCGCCCACCCCGAGTGCAGATGCGGCAGCAGGTACGACATCTTTGgctctcctctccctcgccgccgccggcagctACTGCTTGTGCTCGGCCTCCGCCGCTGCTGGTTCGCGAGAAGAATTTGGGAGCGTCGAACGAACGGCCGAGCCGACTCGAAGTCGATGGAAAGTTCTATAGTAGGTCGGTTTGGGCCATCAGAGACATGGGCTTTTTGTAATTAAGCCCAACGGTCAATTATTGGGCTTACTTGTCGGCCCATCCATGGGCCGACCTTTCGGGCCGAAGTAGTCGACagtgactttttttatttttatatttttaaaatccgAAAATGCAAATATATTCGTCCGCTTTGAAATTTTGCAACTCTACCGGTCGCCCCTCCGATGATCgacaagttaaaaaaaatgtattattccaatgctcttaaaattcaaaatactaaatgatcataaaaaattttgaaaaaaatatgtgcagaggatgctataatctaaTGCTCTACGGAATTTCAATGCaaataattacttgtacaataagaaaaaatacaaattttagGTAGCCTGTCGCCAGGAGTATAGAAttataaattttcaaaacaggcacatatatttgtattttttggatttaaaaataaaaaaataaaaaaaattcgtcGCCAGTTCACCGGGCTGCATGTTCAATGGCGAGTGCGTCGTGGTCGCGACGCAGAACACTAGAACGTGTgagtttttttctctctctctttttgtgcGATGCAGAACGTGTGAGCTTAACCAACGCATGGTTAAATACAGACagaatatatacacacacacctGGTCCGTCTTGTTGAGTGCCTTGAGTGTATTTGTTGCTATGGACCTTGTGTAGGCTACTGCAAAATTGGATGATAGACAAGATCACAAGAGTACTATTTTCTTTGTTGCGCTGAACAGTTTGCTGGTGAGTTCTCTTGGAATTTGCTTGTTCTTGCCCTCTGAATAGAAGTATTTTCTTGGATTCTTTCCCATGTTTCtggctctctctcactcacacacacacacctgaGGACTCTGAAATGCATTCCGTTTCTAATTTATCTCTGCTTCAGATTACAGAGATCTTCAGCCCTAGGTGGCGCATCGAGCCAACAGCCATCACCAGCTTCGAGCATGTCGACGCCATTTCCGAGTACCGTGCCGCACATCATCAAAATAGAAGATGGAAGTAATGTCGCTGCATCCGGTCAGGTCCCCAGCGACGAGGACCTGAGGATCATGGACATGTTCAGGAAGGGCGTCCAGAGACGGCTCGAGCTCCGGAGGAAGGGGCACTGCGCCTCCTTCAGTGCCCAGGCCCAGCCAGCGCCTCCCCCGCCGGTCAGTGCTCTTTCTGTAGCAGCATGTGCATTCTAATTTTGATACCAATTCATCATGTAATTTGCATGTGTGCTTATTTGGCTTGTGCCTAGGCTAAACGTGGCAATGATGTTAACTCGTAGCTCCGATTAAAACCCTGGTTTCTCTTCAGTAGCATTTTTTCCGATTAAAACTAACAAAATATGAGTTCCAAAGTTGGTCTGGAGGAAAAGAAAACTCTGGTTCTAGGACTGCATTATTCTATTGATGGATTTGGTTGAGTTCCtgtcatatatatatttgaaatgTGGGCAGGAGTTCCTGCCTATATGTTTAAGTACACGGGCAATGAAAGATACTACAAAACTTTTAAGTTCTAAATTCCTTTCTTTTCCCAAGTGACTGCAGTTTCTGAATAACCACGATATAAATCTGTGATAGCGCACTGGCTTCCAAAAAAAATGATAGACTGTATTCTTCAGTCCACGGCTTCAGCTTCTCTGTCTCCATGTAATATAGTTGCAAACCTGAAAGGCAGCTTAGTTGCCTTGTGCCCGTGTCTTTCCACAAATGATGGCTCATAGTAAAATGGTAGAATTATCCTCAGGCCCAGCACTTTTCAGTTAAAGCAAAAACCAGAAAGAGATAGAAGGTTGTACTGCATTTCATTTGTTTGAGGGGACACAAATGTAGTACATTGGTATAGCACAAACGTTGTGGTTATTGAGGTCATGTGTTCAGAGAAAAGAAAGCTCTAATTCTAGGACCATGGTTATTCTATTTTTGAGGAAATCCATGATTATTCTGTTGGTGAGTGATGCATATAAATTCTCTGTTGACTTGGAGTAGTATTTTAGGATTAGGACCGTAGTTTTTTTCCCTGACCTTCCATCTCCATCTAACTCCCCTCATGTAAATTTGCCTCAATGCAATAAAATGGTCAGTCAGCACTAGTAGATATACAGCGCCTTTATTGTTGTATGTTAAGTCCATTTGAAATTtgatatgtatatttttttataaaatagtattttattaactctcatcgtTCCATCAAACTAATATACCCACACAAGAGTTTGTCCCGCCGAATGCATAAGATGCACACAGCCACAAGTGATGCAGCCACAAGAGTT
Coding sequences:
- the LOC133903774 gene encoding thioredoxin-like protein YLS8, producing MSYLLPHLHSGWAVDQAILAEEERLVIIRFGHDWDETCMQMDEVLASVAETIKNFAVIYLVDITEVPDFNTMYELYDPSTVMFFFRNKHIMIDLGTGNNNKINWAMKDKQEFVDIVETVYRGARKGRGLVIAPKDYSTKYRY